ATTGCCATCGTCAGTTTACGCCAATCCTCATCAGTTAAGGAACCTGTCCGTAAATTCTGGGCGTTGATATTCCCTTCAGCACAGAGCATACGCATAACGAGTTGCTCTGCACCCATTTCAAGACTGAAAATCGCTACATTCTCCTCCGTTTTGGTCGCAACGTTTTGAGCGATATTCAATGCAAAAGCGGTTTTACCAACAGAAGGACGGGCCCCCACTATGATGAGGTCATTACGTTGGAACCCTGCTGTCATTCGATCCAGTTCAGCAAACCCTGTCGGTATTCCCGTGACATCCCCTTTACGGGTAGTCAAAACTTCTATGTTATCGTACGTCGCAACCAATACATCCTTAATGTTTTGGAAAGACCCGGAATTCTTACGCTGGGCCACTTCCATGATCGTTTTTTCTGCTTCCCCGAGCAGTTCCTCGACCTCGTCCTCGCGACTGTAGCCTTCCTGAGCGATGTTGGTCGCTGTCCTGATCAAACGACGCAGCAATGACTTCTCCTCGACGATGCGGGCATAATATTCAATATTGGCCGCGGTAGGCACCGATCCGGCCAATTCACTTAAATAAGAAACTCCGCCAACTTCTTCAAGGTTTTTTGTCGCAGCCAATTCCTCTGTCACCGTAATCAAATCGACAGCTTTTCCTTCGTCATTCAATTTAAGCATCACATTAAAGATTTTTTGATGAGAGCTTCTGTAAAAATCCTCCGGAATCAAAACTTCCGATGTAACGGTCAATGAAGAGGGCTCAAGAAAAATGGCTCCTAGCACAGCCTGTTCGGCTTCTATATTTTGAGGGGGAATCCTATCCTGAAATTGTTCTATCATATCTTAAAACCTCCCATTCTAAGAGGATACCTTTTATATGTTTCTAGTAAAAATGAAAAAAGTGAAAGGACTACGTGCCCAATCACATTTTTCGTCTATCTCTATTTTATCAATTTTTCACAGATATGAAACAGCTAAAATTAGTTAATTTCTTTCACATGCACAGTCAGTGTCGCAGTGACTTCAGGATGAAGCTTGACTGGAAGCTTTGTATGCCCTAAAGTGCGGATGCCTTCAGCAAGCTCCATTTTACGTTTATCAACCTTGATACCGTGTTTTTTCTGAAGCTCCGATGCAATTTGTTTAGTCGTGATGGAACCGAATAAACGCCCGCCCTCACCGGCTTTGGCAGATAGTTCAACCGTCAATTTCTCCAGCTGCACTTTCAATTCTTCAGCATGCTGCAGCTCTTCTGCTGCAAGTGATTCTTCTTTATTTTTCTGGGCTTCCAAAGTTTTCACATTTGAATTATTTGCTTCAACGGCCAATCCTTGTTTTAACAGGAAATTATGTGCATAACCATCTGCAACATTTTTAACTTCCCCTTTTTTCCCTTTACCTTTTACGTCTTTCAGAAATATTACTTTCATTCTTTTTGTCCCCCTTCTAAATATTCATCAATAGCTGCTTTCAATCGACTTTCGGCTTCATCAATGGAGCAAACCTGTTGAGTGGCGGCATTTGTTAAATGTCCGCCTCCATTCAACATTTCCATGATCACCTGTACATTGATATCACCTAGAGAACGCGCACTTATGCCAACTGTATCATCAGATCGCTTAGCCATTACGAAAGAAGCCGCTACGCCATCCATGGTCAATAGGGTATCCGCAGCTTGGGCGATGAGCACCTGATTATGAACCTGATCGGTTTTTGCAGAGGCAATGGCAATTCCCTTTTTATAAAAGGTGACTTCCTCAATGAGCTTCGAACGTTTGATATAGGTGTCCACGTCTTCTTTTAAGAATTTCTGGACAAGTACCGTATCAGCTCCATGCGCCCTTAGATAAGAGGCTGCATCGAAAGTACGTGAACCTGTTCTTAAGGTGAAGCTTTTCGTGTCGACGATGATACCTGCAAGAAGCGCCGTCGACTCCAGCATATCAATCTTTGAGCGTTTCGGTTGATATTCAAGCAGTTCGGTTACAAGTTCTGCTGTTGAAGATGCATATGGCTCCATATAGACGAGCAATGAATTCTTGATGAACTCCTCACCGCGGCGATGATGATCGATGACTACAACCTTATCGATCCTATTCAATAACCGCTCTTCAATCACCATGGAAGGTTTGTGTGTATCGACCACAACCAGCAAGGTCTCATCCGTAATCATTTCAAATGCATCATCAGGTGTTATGAACCGGGAATACAGCTCTTCTTTATTTTTGATCTCTTCCATTAAACGAAGGACACTGCTATCGAGCTGCTGGGTATCGATGACAATATAGCCTTCACGTTCATTCATCTGGGCAACTTTCAAGATGCCGATTGCTGAACCGATTGCGTCCATATCCGGGTTTTTATGGCCCATGACAATGACTTTATCGCTATCAAGGACTATATCCTTCAATGCATGGGAAATGACACGTGCACGGACTCTCGTGCGTTTTTCCATCGGATTGGTTTTGCCGCCGTAGAATTTCACTTTCCCATTCGCTTGCTTGATCGCTACTTGGTCACCGCCCCGTCCAAGAGCGAGATCTAGGCTGGATTGTGCAAGCGTACCTAGTTCCGGTAAGGATGACACGGCAGAGCCGACCCCGATGCTCAGGGTCAATGGTACATTTTGCTTGGCCGTCGTTTCCCTGATTTCATCCAAAATCGAGAATTTGCCCTTCTCAAGCTGATGAAGGATATGCTCGTTGAAGACAGCAATGAATCGTTCCGAGGAAA
This sequence is a window from Brevibacillus sp. JNUCC-41. Protein-coding genes within it:
- a CDS encoding DHH family phosphoesterase: MPSYLKEYSIKSPLYGVLAAVVLLLGVLAYYNWVIALVGLLILAGLFYLTLRMVEKKQQKTEEYITTLSYRLKKVGEEALLEMPIGIMLFNEDYYIEWTNPFLASCFSEDSLAGRSLYDVADSIVPLIKQEIETETLTLHDRKFKVVHKRDERLLYFFDVTEQVEIEKLYEDERTAIAIILLDNYDDLTQGMDDQRKSSINSLVTSLLDKWARDNGVFFKRVSSERFIAVFNEHILHQLEKGKFSILDEIRETTAKQNVPLTLSIGVGSAVSSLPELGTLAQSSLDLALGRGGDQVAIKQANGKVKFYGGKTNPMEKRTRVRARVISHALKDIVLDSDKVIVMGHKNPDMDAIGSAIGILKVAQMNEREGYIVIDTQQLDSSVLRLMEEIKNKEELYSRFITPDDAFEMITDETLLVVVDTHKPSMVIEERLLNRIDKVVVIDHHRRGEEFIKNSLLVYMEPYASSTAELVTELLEYQPKRSKIDMLESTALLAGIIVDTKSFTLRTGSRTFDAASYLRAHGADTVLVQKFLKEDVDTYIKRSKLIEEVTFYKKGIAIASAKTDQVHNQVLIAQAADTLLTMDGVAASFVMAKRSDDTVGISARSLGDINVQVIMEMLNGGGHLTNAATQQVCSIDEAESRLKAAIDEYLEGGQKE
- the dnaB gene encoding replicative DNA helicase; amino-acid sequence: MIEQFQDRIPPQNIEAEQAVLGAIFLEPSSLTVTSEVLIPEDFYRSSHQKIFNVMLKLNDEGKAVDLITVTEELAATKNLEEVGGVSYLSELAGSVPTAANIEYYARIVEEKSLLRRLIRTATNIAQEGYSREDEVEELLGEAEKTIMEVAQRKNSGSFQNIKDVLVATYDNIEVLTTRKGDVTGIPTGFAELDRMTAGFQRNDLIIVGARPSVGKTAFALNIAQNVATKTEENVAIFSLEMGAEQLVMRMLCAEGNINAQNLRTGSLTDEDWRKLTMAMGSLSNAGIYIDDTPGVRIGEIRSKCRRLKQEHGLGMILIDYLQLIQGDGRSGDNRQQEVSEISRSLKALARELKVPVIALSQLSRGVEQRQDKRPMMSDIRESGSIEQDADIVAFLYRDDYYDKESENKNIIEIIIAKQRNGPVGTVSLAFVKEYNKFVNLERRFDDDSMSPGA
- the rplI gene encoding 50S ribosomal protein L9 — translated: MKVIFLKDVKGKGKKGEVKNVADGYAHNFLLKQGLAVEANNSNVKTLEAQKNKEESLAAEELQHAEELKVQLEKLTVELSAKAGEGGRLFGSITTKQIASELQKKHGIKVDKRKMELAEGIRTLGHTKLPVKLHPEVTATLTVHVKEIN